The following proteins are encoded in a genomic region of Chthoniobacterales bacterium:
- the ispG gene encoding (E)-4-hydroxy-3-methylbut-2-enyl-diphosphate synthase — translation MASYDSYWFANGRRVTREVRVGRVTIGGTNPVRVQSMITCDTMDTAACVQQTLDLVATGCEIVRITAPTVKDARNLEHIKAGLLAAGCDVPIVADIHFKPEAALEAANWVEKVRINPGNYADSKKFATREYTDAEYDAELGRIRERFAPLVEKCQARGIALRIGTNHGSLSDRIMNRYGDSPLGMVESALEFARIARDLDFHNFVFSMKSSNPKVMIAAYRLLVARLDELGPDWNYPIHLGVTEAGDGEDGRIKSAIGIGSLLHDGIGDTIRVSLTEDSIHEIPVAKALVASVQHSAIPNPQSAIFWDPFSYNRRPCPAMRAGDVAVGGEETMRVVVRQRTFDLLAHKLDRLGDFQPEIVLEQAGILEIDPRDEAALQAARELPESRLVAIPDGCDLDVISAYRLLARALDLRHAILLKDTFTPSTNATKDFLPTLLTAATNLGALLCDGIGDAVLVQGESAPGQSLRLAYNTLQAAGARIFKTDYVACPSCGRTLFNLQETTARIKAVTSHLKGVRLAIMGCIVNGPGEMADADFGYVGGAPGKVNLYVGKQAVKFNIPEAEAVDRLIDLIREHGKWVDAPAQLPA, via the coding sequence GTGGCCAGCTACGATTCTTACTGGTTCGCCAACGGTCGCCGCGTCACCCGCGAGGTGCGCGTCGGTCGCGTGACCATCGGCGGAACGAACCCCGTTCGCGTGCAGTCGATGATCACCTGCGACACGATGGACACGGCCGCCTGCGTGCAGCAGACGCTCGACCTCGTCGCCACCGGCTGCGAAATCGTCCGCATCACCGCGCCCACCGTGAAGGACGCGCGCAATTTGGAACATATCAAGGCCGGCCTGCTCGCCGCCGGTTGCGACGTCCCAATCGTCGCCGACATCCATTTCAAGCCCGAGGCCGCGCTCGAGGCCGCGAACTGGGTCGAGAAAGTCCGCATCAATCCCGGCAACTACGCCGATTCGAAAAAATTCGCGACCCGCGAATACACCGACGCGGAATACGACGCCGAGCTCGGCCGCATCCGCGAGCGCTTTGCCCCGCTCGTCGAGAAATGCCAGGCCCGCGGCATCGCCCTGCGCATTGGCACGAACCACGGCAGCCTCTCGGACCGCATCATGAACCGCTACGGCGATTCGCCGCTCGGCATGGTCGAGAGCGCGCTGGAGTTCGCTCGCATCGCCCGCGACCTCGACTTCCACAACTTCGTCTTCTCGATGAAGTCGTCGAACCCGAAGGTGATGATCGCTGCGTATCGCCTGCTCGTCGCTCGACTCGACGAACTTGGCCCCGATTGGAATTACCCGATTCATCTCGGCGTCACCGAGGCCGGCGACGGCGAGGACGGCCGCATCAAGAGCGCGATCGGCATCGGCTCGCTCCTCCACGACGGCATCGGCGACACCATCCGCGTGTCATTGACGGAAGACAGCATCCACGAGATCCCCGTGGCAAAGGCGCTCGTCGCCAGCGTTCAACATTCCGCAATCCCCAATCCGCAATCCGCAATTTTTTGGGATCCCTTTTCCTACAACCGCCGCCCCTGCCCGGCCATGCGGGCCGGCGATGTCGCCGTGGGCGGCGAGGAGACCATGCGCGTCGTCGTGCGCCAGCGCACCTTCGATCTGCTCGCCCACAAGCTCGACCGGCTCGGCGATTTCCAGCCCGAGATCGTCCTCGAGCAGGCGGGCATCCTGGAGATCGATCCCCGCGACGAAGCCGCCCTCCAGGCTGCCCGCGAGCTGCCCGAGTCGCGGCTCGTCGCCATTCCCGATGGCTGCGACCTCGACGTCATCAGCGCCTACCGCCTGCTCGCCCGCGCACTCGATCTCAGGCACGCCATCCTGCTCAAGGACACGTTCACGCCCTCCACCAACGCCACGAAGGATTTCCTGCCAACGCTCCTCACCGCCGCCACGAATCTCGGCGCGCTCCTTTGCGATGGCATTGGCGACGCCGTGCTCGTCCAGGGCGAATCCGCCCCCGGCCAGTCCCTCCGGCTCGCCTACAACACGCTCCAGGCCGCCGGCGCCCGCATTTTCAAGACGGACTACGTCGCCTGCCCGAGTTGCGGTCGCACGCTCTTCAACCTTCAGGAAACCACCGCCCGCATCAAGGCCGTCACCTCGCACCTCAAGGGCGTGCGCCTCGCCATCATGGGCTGCATCGTGAACGGGCCCGGCGAAATGGCCGACGCCGACTTCGGCTACGTCGGCGGCGCACCCGGCAAGGTGAATCTCTACGTCGGCAAGCAGGCCGTGAAGTTCAACATTCCCGAGGCCGAAGCCGTGGATCGCCTCATCGACCTCATCCGCGAGCACGGCAAATGGGTCGACGCCCCCGCCCAGCTCCCGGCCTGA
- a CDS encoding ThuA domain-containing protein, which yields MRWLLFPLFLLGSFLHAADSPTGGDRIRVLIVDGFSNHDWKLTTKLLRGVLAANGRFDVDVSTSPSTRDDPAWAQWRPKFSDYDVVIQTCNNLGNGLEWPEAVREDFARYVRDGGGVYIYHSAQNSFRGWKEYEQITGLLWRDKNYGPSIRIDEKGEVVRIPAGEGENTGHPARIDGVIVRLGEHPIHKGLPRAWKSPMLEVYRYCRGPAENLEVLSCVSDPGNPQYAWPSEWVTHYGKGRAYVSTFGHVWAGDTQPASLRCAGVQTIIPRVLEWLAGREVDSSVPKDFPSDRAVSIRPEIAPPE from the coding sequence ATGCGCTGGCTTCTCTTTCCGTTGTTTCTCCTGGGCTCGTTTTTGCACGCCGCGGATTCTCCGACGGGCGGGGATCGCATCCGGGTGCTCATCGTGGACGGATTCAGCAATCACGACTGGAAGCTCACCACGAAGTTGCTGCGCGGCGTGCTTGCCGCGAATGGTCGCTTCGATGTGGACGTGAGCACGTCGCCGTCGACGCGCGACGATCCGGCCTGGGCGCAGTGGCGGCCGAAGTTTTCCGATTACGACGTCGTGATCCAGACGTGCAACAACCTGGGCAATGGGTTGGAGTGGCCGGAGGCCGTGCGTGAGGATTTTGCCCGCTATGTGCGGGACGGAGGCGGCGTCTACATCTATCACAGCGCCCAGAATTCCTTTCGCGGATGGAAGGAATACGAGCAGATCACCGGCCTCCTCTGGCGGGATAAGAACTATGGGCCTTCGATTCGCATCGATGAAAAGGGAGAAGTGGTGCGCATCCCGGCCGGGGAAGGCGAGAATACGGGACATCCGGCGCGCATCGACGGCGTGATCGTGCGGCTCGGGGAGCACCCGATCCACAAGGGGCTGCCGCGGGCGTGGAAATCGCCGATGCTGGAAGTGTATCGCTATTGCCGCGGGCCGGCGGAAAATCTCGAGGTGCTCTCCTGCGTGAGCGATCCTGGGAATCCGCAATACGCCTGGCCCTCCGAGTGGGTGACGCACTACGGCAAGGGGAGGGCTTATGTTTCGACCTTCGGCCATGTCTGGGCCGGCGACACGCAGCCGGCGAGTCTGCGCTGCGCCGGTGTGCAGACAATCATCCCGCGTGTGCTCGAATGGCTGGCCGGCCGCGAGGTCGATTCCTCCGTGCCGAAGGATTTTCCGTCGGACAGGGCTGTTTCGATCCGCCCCGAGATCGCCCCGCCCGAGTGA